Proteins encoded together in one Mastomys coucha isolate ucsf_1 unplaced genomic scaffold, UCSF_Mcou_1 pScaffold16, whole genome shotgun sequence window:
- the Pcdh18 gene encoding protocadherin-18 isoform X2, which yields MHQMNTKMHFRFALALLMAFFSHDVLGKNLKYRIYEEQRVGSVIARLSEDVADVLLKLPNPSAVRFRAMPRGNSPLLVVNENTGEISIGAKIDREQLCQKNLNCSIEFDVLTLPTEHLQLFHIEVDVLDINDNSPQFSRPVIPIEISESAAVGTRIPLDSAFDPDVGENSLHTYSLSANDYFNIEVRTRTDGAKYAELIVVKELDRELKASYELQLTASDMGVPQRSGSSVLKISISDSNDNSPAFEQPSYTIQLLENSPVGTLLLDLNATDPDEGANGRIVYSFSSHVSPKIIETFKIDSERGHLTLFKPVDYELTKSYEIDVQAQDLGPNSIPAHCKIIIKVVDVNDNKPEISINLMSPGKEEVSYVFEGDPIDTFVAIVRVQDKDSGLNGEIICKLHGHGHFKLQKTYENNYLILTNATLDREKRSEYSLTVIAEDKGTPSLSSVRHFTVQVNDINDNPPRFQRSRYEFVISENNSPGAYITTVTATDPDLGENGHVTYTILESFVLGSSITTYVTVDPSNGAIYALRIFDHEEVSQITFVVEARDGGSQKQLSSNTTVVLTIIDENDNVPVVIGPAMHNNTAEISIPKGAESGFHVTRIRVVDRDSGANAEFSCSIVAGNEENIFIMDPRSCDIHTNVSMESISSTEWALSVIIQDKGNPPLHTKVLLRCVVFDYAESVTSTAMTSVSHASLDVSMIIIISLGAICAVLLVIMVLFATRCNREKKDTRSYNCRVAESTYQHHPKRPSRQIHKGDITLVPTINGTLPIRSHHRSSPSSSPTLERGQMGSRQSHDSHQSLNSLVTISSNHVPENFSLELTHATPAVEVSQLLSMLHQGQYQPRPSFRGNKYSRSYRYALQDMDKFSLKDSGRGDSEAGDSDYDLGRDSPIDRLLGEGFSDLFLTDGRIPAAMRLCTEECRVLGHSDQCWMPPLPSPSSDYRSNMFIPGEEFPAQPQQQHSHQGLDDDSQPAESGEKKKSFSTFGKDSPSDEDSGDSSTSSLLSEMSSVFQRLLPASLDTYSECSEGDRSNSLERRKGPAQGKTGGYPQGVAAWAASTHFQNPTSSSGTPLGTHSSVQPSSKWLPAMEEIPENYEEDDFDNVLNHLSDGKHELMDASELVAEINKLLQDVRQS from the exons atgcaccAAATGAATACTAAAATGCACTTTAGATTCGCACTTGCACTTCTGATGGCGTTTTTCAGCCACGATGTCCTGGGTAAAAATCTGAAATACAGGATTTATGAGGAGCAGAGGGTCGGATCGGTAATTGCTAGACTATCAGAAGATGTGGCTGATGTTTTATTGAAGCTACCAAATCCTTCTGCCGTTCGTTTTCGAGCCATGCCACGGGGgaattctcctctcctggtcGTAAATGAGAATACCGGAGAAATCAGTATAGGGGCTAAAATTGACCGCGAGCAACTATGCCAAAAAAACTTGAACTGTTCGATAGAGTTTGATGTGCTCACTCTGCCGACCGAGCATCTGCAGCTGTTCCATATTGAAGTGGACGTGCTGGACATTAATGACAATTCCCCTCAATTCTCGAGACCCGTCATTCCCATTGAGATATCGGAGAGCGCAGCAGTTGGGACTCGCATCCCTCTGGACAGTGCGTTCGACCCAGATGTTGGGGAAAATTCCCTTCACACCTACTCGCTCTCTGCTAATGATTATTTTAACATCGAAGTGCGGACCAGGACGGACGGGGCCAAGTACGCTGAACTCATAGTGGTGAAAGAGTTGGATCGTGAGCTGAAGGCTAGCTACGAGCTTCAGCTCACGGCCTCCGACATGGGAGTGCCTCAGAGGTCTGGCTCCTCCGTCCTGAAAATCAGCATTTCCGATTCCAACGACAACAGCCCGGCCTTTGAGCAGCCCTCTTACACAATACAACTCTTAGAAAACTCTCCAGTTGGAACCTTGCTCCTCGATCTAAATGCCACCGATCCAGATGAGGGCGCTAATGGGAGAATCGTGTATTCTTTCAGCAGTCATGTGTCTCCCAAAATTATAGAGACTTTTAAGATCGACTCAGAAAGAGGACACTTGACTCTTTTCAAGCCAGTGGATTATGAACTCACCAAGTCCTATGAGATAGACGTTCAAGCCCAAGATTTGGGTCCCAATTCCATTCCTGCTCATTGCAAAATTATAATTAAGGTTGTGGATGTCAATGACAATAAACCTGAAATTAGCATAAATCTCATGTCCCCTGGAAAAGAAGAGGTTTCTTATGTTTTTGAAGGGGATCCCATTGATACATTTGTTGCTATTGTCAGGGTTCAGGACAAGGACTCTGGGCTGAATGGGGAAATAATCTGTAAGCTTCATGGGCATGGGCATTTTAAACTTCAGAAGACATATGAAAACAACTACTTAATTTTGACCAATGCTACTCTGGATAGAGAAAAGAGATCTGAGTATAGCCTGACTGTGATTGCCGAGGACAAGGGAACACCCAGCCTCTCTTCAGTGAGACACTTTACTGTTCAAGTCAATGACATAAATGACAATCCACCTCGCTTCCAGAGGAGCCGGTATGAATTTGTCATCTCAGAGAATAATTCACCAGGGGCGTATATCACCACAGTTACAGCCACCGATCCTGATCTTGGTGAAAACGGACATGTGACATACACCATTTTGGAGAGTTTTGTCTTGGGAAGCTCCATCACCACCTATGTCACCGTTGACCCCTCTAATGGTGCCATCTACGCCCTCAGGATCTTTGATCATGAAGAAGTGAGTCAGATCACTTTCGTGGTGGAAGCAAGGGATGGAGGGAGTCAGAAGCAGCTCTCCAGCAACACCACAGTTGTGCTGACCATCATTGATGAGAATGACAATGTCCCAGTGGTTATAGGGCCTGCCATGCACAATAATACTGCAGAAATCTCCATCcccaaaggagctgaaagtgGTTTTCATGTCACCAGAATAAGGGTGGTCGACAGAGACTCTGGTGCAAATGCTGAATTCAGCTGCTCCATAGTAGCTGGTAATGAGGAAAACATCTTTATCATGGATCCAAGGTCATGTGACATTCATACCAACGTCAGCATGGAATCCATTTCCTCTACCGAATGGGCACTCTCAGTCATCATCCAGGACAAGGGCAATCCTCCTCTGCACACTAAAGTCCTTCTAAGATGTGTGGTCTTTGACTATGCAGAATCGGTGACGAGCACAGCTATGACCTCTGTCAGCCACGCATCCTTGGATGTGTCCATGATCATTATTATTTCCTTAGGAGCAATCTGTGCAGTGTTGCTGGTTATTATGGTACTGTTTGCAACGAGGTGtaatagagagaagaaagacactaGATCCTACAACTGCAGGGTGGCAGAATCCACTTACCAGCATCATCCCAAAAGGCCATCCAGGCAGATCCACAAAGGAGACATCACACTGGTGCCCACCATCAATGGCACTCTGCCCATCAGATCTCACCACAGATCCTCCCCATCTTCATCTCCCACTTTGGAAAGGGGGCAAATGGGCAGCCGCCAGAGTCATGACAGTCACCAGTCGCTCAACAGTTTGGTGACCATCTCATCAAACCACGTGCCAGAGAATTTTTCATTAGAACTCACCCACGCCACTCCTGCTGTTGAG GTCTCGCAGCTTCTCTCCATGCTTCACCAGGGGCAATATCAGCCACGGCCAAGTTTTCGAGGAAACAAATATTCCAGGAGCTATAG ATATGCCCTTCAAGACATGGATAAATTTAGCTTGAAGGACAGTGGCCGTGGAGATAGTGAAGCAGGAGACAGTGATTATGATTTGGGGCGAGATTCTCCAATAGACAGGCTCCTGGGAGAAGGGTTCAGTGACCTCTTCCTCACTGACGGGAGAATTCCAGCAG CAATGAGGCTATGTACGGAGGAGTGCAGAGTCCTGGGCCACTCTGACCAGTGCTGGATGCCTCCACTGCCCTCGCCATCCTCTGACTACAGAAGCAACATGTTCATCCCCGGAGAAGAATTCCCAGCTCAACCTCAGCAACAGCATTCTCATCAGGGCCTTGATGATGACAGCCAGCCTGCAGAatctggggagaaaaaaaagagcttttcCACCTTTGGGAAGGATTCCCCCAGCGACGAGGATTCCGGAGACTCCAGCACATCATCCCTGCTTTCGGAAATGAGCAGTGTGTTCCAGCGCCTTCTCCCCGCTTCCCTAGATACCTATTCTGAATGCAGCGAAGGCGACCGGTCCAACTCCCTGGAACGTCGAAAGGGTCCAGCACAGGGCAAAACTGGGGGTTACCCACAAGGGGTTGCAGCCTGGGCAGCCAGCACACATTTTCAGAACCCCACCAGCAGCTCTGGGACCCCTCTGGGGACTCACTCCAGTGTGCAGCCTTCTTCCAAGTGGCTGCCAGCTATGGAGGAGATCCCTGAAAACTACGAGGAGGATGATTTTGACAATGTGCTTAACCATCTTAGCGATGGGAAACACGAACTCATGGATGCCAGTGAGCTGGTGGCTGAGATCAACAAACTGCTTCAAGACGTCCGCCAGAGCTAG
- the Pcdh18 gene encoding protocadherin-18 isoform X1: protein MHQMNTKMHFRFALALLMAFFSHDVLGKNLKYRIYEEQRVGSVIARLSEDVADVLLKLPNPSAVRFRAMPRGNSPLLVVNENTGEISIGAKIDREQLCQKNLNCSIEFDVLTLPTEHLQLFHIEVDVLDINDNSPQFSRPVIPIEISESAAVGTRIPLDSAFDPDVGENSLHTYSLSANDYFNIEVRTRTDGAKYAELIVVKELDRELKASYELQLTASDMGVPQRSGSSVLKISISDSNDNSPAFEQPSYTIQLLENSPVGTLLLDLNATDPDEGANGRIVYSFSSHVSPKIIETFKIDSERGHLTLFKPVDYELTKSYEIDVQAQDLGPNSIPAHCKIIIKVVDVNDNKPEISINLMSPGKEEVSYVFEGDPIDTFVAIVRVQDKDSGLNGEIICKLHGHGHFKLQKTYENNYLILTNATLDREKRSEYSLTVIAEDKGTPSLSSVRHFTVQVNDINDNPPRFQRSRYEFVISENNSPGAYITTVTATDPDLGENGHVTYTILESFVLGSSITTYVTVDPSNGAIYALRIFDHEEVSQITFVVEARDGGSQKQLSSNTTVVLTIIDENDNVPVVIGPAMHNNTAEISIPKGAESGFHVTRIRVVDRDSGANAEFSCSIVAGNEENIFIMDPRSCDIHTNVSMESISSTEWALSVIIQDKGNPPLHTKVLLRCVVFDYAESVTSTAMTSVSHASLDVSMIIIISLGAICAVLLVIMVLFATRCNREKKDTRSYNCRVAESTYQHHPKRPSRQIHKGDITLVPTINGTLPIRSHHRSSPSSSPTLERGQMGSRQSHDSHQSLNSLVTISSNHVPENFSLELTHATPAVEQVSQLLSMLHQGQYQPRPSFRGNKYSRSYRYALQDMDKFSLKDSGRGDSEAGDSDYDLGRDSPIDRLLGEGFSDLFLTDGRIPAAMRLCTEECRVLGHSDQCWMPPLPSPSSDYRSNMFIPGEEFPAQPQQQHSHQGLDDDSQPAESGEKKKSFSTFGKDSPSDEDSGDSSTSSLLSEMSSVFQRLLPASLDTYSECSEGDRSNSLERRKGPAQGKTGGYPQGVAAWAASTHFQNPTSSSGTPLGTHSSVQPSSKWLPAMEEIPENYEEDDFDNVLNHLSDGKHELMDASELVAEINKLLQDVRQS, encoded by the exons atgcaccAAATGAATACTAAAATGCACTTTAGATTCGCACTTGCACTTCTGATGGCGTTTTTCAGCCACGATGTCCTGGGTAAAAATCTGAAATACAGGATTTATGAGGAGCAGAGGGTCGGATCGGTAATTGCTAGACTATCAGAAGATGTGGCTGATGTTTTATTGAAGCTACCAAATCCTTCTGCCGTTCGTTTTCGAGCCATGCCACGGGGgaattctcctctcctggtcGTAAATGAGAATACCGGAGAAATCAGTATAGGGGCTAAAATTGACCGCGAGCAACTATGCCAAAAAAACTTGAACTGTTCGATAGAGTTTGATGTGCTCACTCTGCCGACCGAGCATCTGCAGCTGTTCCATATTGAAGTGGACGTGCTGGACATTAATGACAATTCCCCTCAATTCTCGAGACCCGTCATTCCCATTGAGATATCGGAGAGCGCAGCAGTTGGGACTCGCATCCCTCTGGACAGTGCGTTCGACCCAGATGTTGGGGAAAATTCCCTTCACACCTACTCGCTCTCTGCTAATGATTATTTTAACATCGAAGTGCGGACCAGGACGGACGGGGCCAAGTACGCTGAACTCATAGTGGTGAAAGAGTTGGATCGTGAGCTGAAGGCTAGCTACGAGCTTCAGCTCACGGCCTCCGACATGGGAGTGCCTCAGAGGTCTGGCTCCTCCGTCCTGAAAATCAGCATTTCCGATTCCAACGACAACAGCCCGGCCTTTGAGCAGCCCTCTTACACAATACAACTCTTAGAAAACTCTCCAGTTGGAACCTTGCTCCTCGATCTAAATGCCACCGATCCAGATGAGGGCGCTAATGGGAGAATCGTGTATTCTTTCAGCAGTCATGTGTCTCCCAAAATTATAGAGACTTTTAAGATCGACTCAGAAAGAGGACACTTGACTCTTTTCAAGCCAGTGGATTATGAACTCACCAAGTCCTATGAGATAGACGTTCAAGCCCAAGATTTGGGTCCCAATTCCATTCCTGCTCATTGCAAAATTATAATTAAGGTTGTGGATGTCAATGACAATAAACCTGAAATTAGCATAAATCTCATGTCCCCTGGAAAAGAAGAGGTTTCTTATGTTTTTGAAGGGGATCCCATTGATACATTTGTTGCTATTGTCAGGGTTCAGGACAAGGACTCTGGGCTGAATGGGGAAATAATCTGTAAGCTTCATGGGCATGGGCATTTTAAACTTCAGAAGACATATGAAAACAACTACTTAATTTTGACCAATGCTACTCTGGATAGAGAAAAGAGATCTGAGTATAGCCTGACTGTGATTGCCGAGGACAAGGGAACACCCAGCCTCTCTTCAGTGAGACACTTTACTGTTCAAGTCAATGACATAAATGACAATCCACCTCGCTTCCAGAGGAGCCGGTATGAATTTGTCATCTCAGAGAATAATTCACCAGGGGCGTATATCACCACAGTTACAGCCACCGATCCTGATCTTGGTGAAAACGGACATGTGACATACACCATTTTGGAGAGTTTTGTCTTGGGAAGCTCCATCACCACCTATGTCACCGTTGACCCCTCTAATGGTGCCATCTACGCCCTCAGGATCTTTGATCATGAAGAAGTGAGTCAGATCACTTTCGTGGTGGAAGCAAGGGATGGAGGGAGTCAGAAGCAGCTCTCCAGCAACACCACAGTTGTGCTGACCATCATTGATGAGAATGACAATGTCCCAGTGGTTATAGGGCCTGCCATGCACAATAATACTGCAGAAATCTCCATCcccaaaggagctgaaagtgGTTTTCATGTCACCAGAATAAGGGTGGTCGACAGAGACTCTGGTGCAAATGCTGAATTCAGCTGCTCCATAGTAGCTGGTAATGAGGAAAACATCTTTATCATGGATCCAAGGTCATGTGACATTCATACCAACGTCAGCATGGAATCCATTTCCTCTACCGAATGGGCACTCTCAGTCATCATCCAGGACAAGGGCAATCCTCCTCTGCACACTAAAGTCCTTCTAAGATGTGTGGTCTTTGACTATGCAGAATCGGTGACGAGCACAGCTATGACCTCTGTCAGCCACGCATCCTTGGATGTGTCCATGATCATTATTATTTCCTTAGGAGCAATCTGTGCAGTGTTGCTGGTTATTATGGTACTGTTTGCAACGAGGTGtaatagagagaagaaagacactaGATCCTACAACTGCAGGGTGGCAGAATCCACTTACCAGCATCATCCCAAAAGGCCATCCAGGCAGATCCACAAAGGAGACATCACACTGGTGCCCACCATCAATGGCACTCTGCCCATCAGATCTCACCACAGATCCTCCCCATCTTCATCTCCCACTTTGGAAAGGGGGCAAATGGGCAGCCGCCAGAGTCATGACAGTCACCAGTCGCTCAACAGTTTGGTGACCATCTCATCAAACCACGTGCCAGAGAATTTTTCATTAGAACTCACCCACGCCACTCCTGCTGTTGAG CAGGTCTCGCAGCTTCTCTCCATGCTTCACCAGGGGCAATATCAGCCACGGCCAAGTTTTCGAGGAAACAAATATTCCAGGAGCTATAG ATATGCCCTTCAAGACATGGATAAATTTAGCTTGAAGGACAGTGGCCGTGGAGATAGTGAAGCAGGAGACAGTGATTATGATTTGGGGCGAGATTCTCCAATAGACAGGCTCCTGGGAGAAGGGTTCAGTGACCTCTTCCTCACTGACGGGAGAATTCCAGCAG CAATGAGGCTATGTACGGAGGAGTGCAGAGTCCTGGGCCACTCTGACCAGTGCTGGATGCCTCCACTGCCCTCGCCATCCTCTGACTACAGAAGCAACATGTTCATCCCCGGAGAAGAATTCCCAGCTCAACCTCAGCAACAGCATTCTCATCAGGGCCTTGATGATGACAGCCAGCCTGCAGAatctggggagaaaaaaaagagcttttcCACCTTTGGGAAGGATTCCCCCAGCGACGAGGATTCCGGAGACTCCAGCACATCATCCCTGCTTTCGGAAATGAGCAGTGTGTTCCAGCGCCTTCTCCCCGCTTCCCTAGATACCTATTCTGAATGCAGCGAAGGCGACCGGTCCAACTCCCTGGAACGTCGAAAGGGTCCAGCACAGGGCAAAACTGGGGGTTACCCACAAGGGGTTGCAGCCTGGGCAGCCAGCACACATTTTCAGAACCCCACCAGCAGCTCTGGGACCCCTCTGGGGACTCACTCCAGTGTGCAGCCTTCTTCCAAGTGGCTGCCAGCTATGGAGGAGATCCCTGAAAACTACGAGGAGGATGATTTTGACAATGTGCTTAACCATCTTAGCGATGGGAAACACGAACTCATGGATGCCAGTGAGCTGGTGGCTGAGATCAACAAACTGCTTCAAGACGTCCGCCAGAGCTAG